In the Bacillota bacterium genome, GAATTTGCCCTATTATGTGACAAGCCCGATAATTATGCATTTACTGGCGGCCACGGTGCCTTTGGCCAGTATCACCTGTATGGTGCAAAGGGAAGTGGCCCAAAGGATCCTGGCTTCGCCCGGGACCAAGGAATATGGTGTGTTGTCGGTGGCGGCCCAGGCCAAAAGCGTTCCTGAGCTAGTCTGTAACGTGCCCAGGACGGTATTCTATCCGAAGCCCGAGGTGGACTCCGCGGTGATTCGGCTCATACCCCGGGAGCAGCCCTTCCCCAACGCCATCTATGAGGAGACCTTCTTCCGGGTGGTAAAGGCTGCCTTTGGCCAGCGGCGGAAGACCATCGGTAACGCCCTGAAAAAGGGCTTGGAGATGCCCGCAGAGGCCGTAGATGAATTACTAGCCAAAGCGCAGATTGATCCCATGCGTCGAGGTGAGACTTTAAGCGGCGAGGAATTCTATCAACTGACGGAGATTATCCTAAGGGGTAGCTAGTTTAAAGCCATGCGAGGAAGGCGAGATATATGCAGTTTCTGAGTCCAAGTTGTGGTCCACTGGATATCGATGAAGTCTTCCAGCAGATCATCGCATATATGCAAGAGATGCCCACGGAAAAGTATCGGTTGATTATCGGCACCGATTCCCAGACCAGGGATGACACTTGCTTTGTTACGGCCATTCTCATCCACCGAGAAGGCCGTGGTGGCCGCTATTTTTACACCAAGGAGCGGCACGATCACATCAGAAGCCTGCGGCAGCGGATCTTCTACGAAACCTCCCGCAGTCTAATGGTGGCCAGCGACTTTGCGGAACGATTGGCCCAAAACGGCTTTGGGGATCTGGATATTGAGATCCACCTGGACGTAGGTCCCAACGGGGAAACCAAGGAGCTCATCCGCGAAGTGGTGGGCATGGTGGTAGGCAGCGGTTACCATGCCAAGATTAAGCCCGAATCCTACGGTGCCTCCAACGTAGCCGACAAACACACCAAGTGATCTTTTTCCTCCCAGATATAATGCCGAAACAGTCCTAAATAGAGCCGATAATCATCGTAGGAGACCGCCAAAAGTGTTTGGTGGTCGCAATTGAGCATAACCCCACCCGGGCGACAGTAGGTAAGCGTCTTTCAAATCCCTAGAAGTCCGGTCAGCTCCCGCCGATTCTTCCTTTCCACCGTGCTGCTTTCCTCCAGCCAAGATCTGTCATAAACAAACCCACGGAAAATACCGATATATTCCGTTAGAAGATGCCTGCAAGGAGGGACAGATGTGGATTTGAGCGATTACCAGGCGATATTCACCGCCGAAGCTACCGAATACCTCAATGCCCTGGGGGACAATCTCCTGCTTTTGGAGAAGAACCCCGAGGACCAGGAGATACTTGCGGAACTGTTTCGGGCTGCCCACAGCCTAAAAGGTATGTCTGCCACGGTGGGCCTAGAGGATCTTTCGTCTTTGGCCCATGACATGGAGACCCTGTTGGACCAGTTTCGCAAACAGACCCTTGCGGTTTCCTCCCAGGCCATCACTGTCCTTCTCCAAGCGGTGGAAGCGATGGAAAAGATGCTGGCCCAGTTTGCCGAGGACCCCAGCGCCTACCGGCCCGCCTCTCGAGAGGATCTGTCGAAGAAGATCTATGCCCTTATCGAAGGAAAATCCCTTGCGTCGGAGACTACTGAAGAAGAGGAAAAATCAGAGGTTGGTTCAGGCCAGTGGGAACTGGTCCCCCTGGAGAAAGTCGATACCGCGCAACCCATTTACCGGGTGGAAATACAGCTTGCGGACGACGTGCAGATGAAATCGGTCCGGGCTTACATGGTACACCGGGCCTTGAGTGAGTTGGGGAACATCGTGGCCAGTGAGCCCTCCCTGGAGGATCTAAAGGAAGAACGGTTTGACCTGAAATTCTGCTTCACGCTGGTTACTGTCCATCCCCTAGAGAAGATCGAGAAGGTCCTCATTGGGATTCCTGATCTGCTCCTTTTTCAGATAAACCGGATCTCCTCGGAACAACTGGTCCCGAAAAAGGAAAGCCAGGAGCGGGAGGAGACCCGGGAAGTTTCCCGCACCCGGGCCCGAGATTTCATCCGGGTGGACACTCAACGCATAGATGCTTTGGTGAATCTTACCGGAGAGCTGACCATCACCCGGAACAATATCATGGAGGCCTTGGATCTCACCCAGGATACCGATTTGGTGGACGCGGTGCGTCGCTTGGATCGTCTGACCACAGATCTGTATCGGGGAATTATGAAGTTGCGCATGGTGCCCATTCGGGAGCTTTTTGAACGCTTCCCCCGGATGGTGCGTAACCTCGCTATCGAGCAGAACAAGGAAGTGGAGTTGGTTATCTCTGGCGAGGACACCGAACTGGATCGTTCCATTGTGAACCACCTGGCGGATCCCTTGGTGCACCTAGTGCGCAATGCTGTCGACCACGGCGTTGAACCCAAGGAAGAGCGGATACGCAAGGGCAAATCTCCCCAGGCCCAAGTTATCCTGCGGGCCTACCAAGAGGGGGGCTACGTGGTTATCGAGATCCGGGATGATGGGGCGGGCATCAATGTGGAGCGAGTGCGGGAAAAGGCGATCCAAAAGGGTCTTCTCACCGCCGATGAAGCCTCCAAGCTGCCTAGGGAAGAAGTCATTCAATATGTTTTCCACCCGGGTTTTTCCACCAGGGATAAAGTCACCGATATTTCCGGTCGGGGTGTGGGGATGGATGTGGTCAAGAAAACGGTTGACTCGATGAAAGGTTCTGTGTATATTGACACTAAGGAAGATCAGTATACACAGATCACCATCCGGCTGCCCTTGACCTTGGCTATCACCCGGACTTTGTTGGTGAAGGACCAGGCGGGAGCCTACTATGCTATCCCGGTGGATGTGGTGGTGGAAAACCTACGGATCCGCAGTCAGGAACTGAAGCAGGTCTATGAACAAGGTGTGATCAACCTCAGGGGAGAAGTGGTTCCGATCATCTCCTTGCAGGAGATTTTAACCGGAGACAAAACAGAATATAACACCAATGTGCTTTGGGTAGTGGTGGTCCAGGCCCACCGGAGGAAGTTGGGGCTAGTGGTGGATCAGTTGGTGGGCCAGCTGGAAGTGGTCACCAAGACATTGCCCAAGGCCTTGTTACATCATCAAGGTGTTGCCGGCGCCACCGTCTTAGGTAGCGGTGAGATCGCCTTAATCATTGATGTGAACAACTTGTTACACACGGGTCGGGGGAGAGGATAAGATTGTCCAAGAACGTACTTATTGTCGACGACACTGCTTTCATGCGCATGATGCTGAAAAAGATATTGGTGCAAAACGGCTTCAATGTGGTGGGGGAAGCCGGTAACGGCCAGGAGGCCATCGAGCTTTACCAAGAACTAAAACCAGACATTGTTACCATGGATATTACCATGCCCAAGATGGATGGTATTACTGCCATCACGAAAATTAAAGAGCAGGATCCCAATGCAGTAATCATTGTCTGCAGCGCCATGGGGCAGAAGCAAATGGTGATTCAGGCCCTTAGCGCCGGTGCCAAGGACTTTATTGTCAAACCCTTTGAGGAGGAGCGGGTTATCGAGGCCTTAAGGAAGGCGCTGACGAGTTAATGGACCAAGAGGTAGTGAAAGAAGCAGTAATGGATATGTTGCTGGAACTGGGCAACATCGGTACGGGGCATGCGGCCACTTCCCTGTCTGTACTATTCGGACATGCCGCGGTGACCATCGATGTTCCGAAGACGATGTTGTACCCGGTCAGCAGATTCATCGAGCTTTTGCCGGATCCGGAAGAAGAGGTGGTGTGCACCCTGCGAACCATCGAAGGCGAGGTAGGGGCCATCGCCTTTTTGCAAACTATGCCCGATGCCTTGGTTTTGGCAGGCAGGCTACTGAACCAGCCAGTCCACACCCTGGACGACTTGGCCCGTTCGGCCCTAGATGAGGCCAGCAACATCATCACCGCCTCCTTCGTCAATGCCCTGGCGGACCTCAGTGATCTTCCCTTGGTGCCGGGGGTGGCGGGGATGGCCATCGGCGAAAGCGCAGCAATCCTCAACTCCATCCTGGTGGAGGGAGGAACGGTTAGCGACTGCGTGGTGGTGGTGGAGTCGGTCTTTCTTTTGCAGCAATACCGAACCACGGGCCATATTGTCTTTTTGCCGGAACCAGCCTTTCTCGAACACCTGATGGAACGCTTTAGACTGGAGTAGATTCATGGAGGAATATCTTGTCGGTTTAGGGGATTATGCCGTAATCAGCGGGAAAGGGATTATCAAGACCTTGGGCCTAGGTTCTTGCGTCGGCGTGGCCATCTACGATAGAATAAACCGGGTGGCAGGTTTATCCCACGTTTTCCTGGCCAGCGCCAACGGTCGGTACCGGGGGGATAATCCCGGCAAGTATGCAGATTTGGCAATCCCCCTCCTATACGAACAGATGCTTCGGGAAGGAGCCCAGCCCAGCTTCCTGCAGGCCAAAATCGCCGGCGGAGGCCAGCTTTTTGTGGGTATGGAAGGCCCTCTGCTCAATGTGGGGGCCCAGAACGTGCAAGCGGTGCGGGAGCAACTGAAGAAGCTGGGGATTCGGCTGGCTGGCGAAGTGGTGGGAGGAAACAAGGGACGGTCGATGTCCATCGACGCTGCCACCGGGATCGTAACCATTAACACCGCGGGCAAGGTGACTGTACTTTAGGTGTGGAGCGGAGACAAGGATGGACAAGATCAAAGTGATGGTGGTGGACGACTCCGCATTTATGCGGCGTTTGTTGACGGATCTTTTGGAGGTGGACTCGGCCATCGAGGTGGTGGGGACCGCCGCCAATGGAGTGGAGTTTCTAGAGGAAGTGCCAAGGCTCAAACCCGATGTGGTGACCTTGGATAT is a window encoding:
- a CDS encoding response regulator: MSKNVLIVDDTAFMRMMLKKILVQNGFNVVGEAGNGQEAIELYQELKPDIVTMDITMPKMDGITAITKIKEQDPNAVIIVCSAMGQKQMVIQALSAGAKDFIVKPFEEERVIEALRKALTS
- a CDS encoding chemotaxis protein CheD, encoding MEEYLVGLGDYAVISGKGIIKTLGLGSCVGVAIYDRINRVAGLSHVFLASANGRYRGDNPGKYADLAIPLLYEQMLREGAQPSFLQAKIAGGGQLFVGMEGPLLNVGAQNVQAVREQLKKLGIRLAGEVVGGNKGRSMSIDAATGIVTINTAGKVTVL
- a CDS encoding chemotaxis protein CheA is translated as MDLSDYQAIFTAEATEYLNALGDNLLLLEKNPEDQEILAELFRAAHSLKGMSATVGLEDLSSLAHDMETLLDQFRKQTLAVSSQAITVLLQAVEAMEKMLAQFAEDPSAYRPASREDLSKKIYALIEGKSLASETTEEEEKSEVGSGQWELVPLEKVDTAQPIYRVEIQLADDVQMKSVRAYMVHRALSELGNIVASEPSLEDLKEERFDLKFCFTLVTVHPLEKIEKVLIGIPDLLLFQINRISSEQLVPKKESQEREETREVSRTRARDFIRVDTQRIDALVNLTGELTITRNNIMEALDLTQDTDLVDAVRRLDRLTTDLYRGIMKLRMVPIRELFERFPRMVRNLAIEQNKEVELVISGEDTELDRSIVNHLADPLVHLVRNAVDHGVEPKEERIRKGKSPQAQVILRAYQEGGYVVIEIRDDGAGINVERVREKAIQKGLLTADEASKLPREEVIQYVFHPGFSTRDKVTDISGRGVGMDVVKKTVDSMKGSVYIDTKEDQYTQITIRLPLTLAITRTLLVKDQAGAYYAIPVDVVVENLRIRSQELKQVYEQGVINLRGEVVPIISLQEILTGDKTEYNTNVLWVVVVQAHRRKLGLVVDQLVGQLEVVTKTLPKALLHHQGVAGATVLGSGEIALIIDVNNLLHTGRGRG
- the rsmA gene encoding 16S rRNA (adenine(1518)-N(6)/adenine(1519)-N(6))-dimethyltransferase RsmA, which gives rise to MEVNLTSVSVVRQQLASQQIRPSKRLGQNFLVDANIVNKIVAAVEPDSGDLVIEIGAGLGTLTKALAEHAGAVIAVEKDHRLSPLLQQNLGHLPHVRVIEGDILELPIDTLVSLAGDYGIIKTVGNLPYYVTSPIIMHLLAATVPLASITCMVQREVAQRILASPGTKEYGVLSVAAQAKSVPELVCNVPRTVFYPKPEVDSAVIRLIPREQPFPNAIYEETFFRVVKAAFGQRRKTIGNALKKGLEMPAEAVDELLAKAQIDPMRRGETLSGEEFYQLTEIILRGS